Proteins encoded in a region of the Mycobacterium branderi genome:
- a CDS encoding GAF and ANTAR domain-containing protein gives MTANRQNGLLLEVADLVQALQQQSADVDSVLAELTENAACAVPGAQYAGITIATRNGKVRTAAATGQYPVLLDEIQQRHGEGPCLSAAWEHHTIRISDLARERRWPSYCRDALADTPIRSIMAFQLFADHHTMGALNVYAEQPDVFDDEAVEMGLIMATHTALAWNLVRRDEQFRSALASRDIIGQAKGMIMERFKIDAVQAFELLKRLSQSSNTPLASVARQLVESEHPSP, from the coding sequence ATGACAGCGAATCGCCAAAATGGTCTTCTCCTCGAAGTGGCGGACCTGGTCCAAGCCCTGCAGCAGCAATCCGCCGACGTCGACTCGGTCCTGGCGGAATTGACCGAAAACGCTGCCTGCGCCGTTCCCGGCGCCCAATACGCCGGCATCACGATCGCAACTCGCAACGGCAAAGTGCGGACCGCCGCGGCGACCGGCCAGTATCCGGTATTGCTCGACGAGATCCAGCAGCGCCATGGCGAGGGCCCGTGCCTGTCGGCGGCGTGGGAACACCACACGATCCGGATCAGCGACTTGGCGCGAGAGCGGCGTTGGCCGTCCTACTGCCGCGACGCCCTTGCGGATACCCCGATCCGGTCGATCATGGCGTTCCAGCTGTTCGCCGACCACCACACCATGGGTGCGCTGAACGTCTACGCGGAGCAACCGGACGTGTTCGACGACGAAGCGGTGGAGATGGGACTGATCATGGCCACACACACCGCACTGGCCTGGAACCTGGTCCGCCGCGACGAGCAGTTCCGCAGCGCGCTGGCATCCCGCGACATCATCGGCCAGGCCAAGGGCATGATCATGGAGCGGTTCAAGATCGACGCCGTGCAGGCATTCGAACTGCTCAAGCGCTTGTCGCAGAGTTCCAATACGCCTCTGGCAAGCGTGGCGCGCCAGCTCGTCGAGTCAGAGCATCCCAGCCCATGA
- a CDS encoding mannitol dehydrogenase family protein, translated as MGYRKNISNVVPLRRAVGVPLSNATLPLHSQRIDVPTYDRSALRPSVVHIGPGNFHRAHQAVYFDDLARSGVSRQWGVTDISLRNPKVKDLLTAQDGLYTVVQRGRDRQTARVVGSIGDYHYAPHDSAAVRAALTDPQTRIVSLTITGNGYYLDPCTGEFDASHPDVRADLAAPSASCFATAWAYLTEALDFRRRAGIAPFTVLCCDNIPDNTQMARTALVSFAMLRDPGLARWIETNVAFPSTMVDRITPQTSDEDCEFVERTFGIADKLPVLTEPHSQWIIEDSFSHGRPPLEEVGAEFVADVSDYKLVKTRLLNATHLALGCLATLAGYERTDEAMNDPVIYGYVEALMRDEIQPLLPAAHPMNTRAYRNTLLTRLSNPRIPDQLSRLARRGSEKMPSFVLPSLQEAIKQGGPHNLLMLAVAGWARYLRGHDLDGRTIHIQDPQAELLTELATRGGNNAYPLLEHEIFTDLRGVPHFAEHLSEMIADIDARGVQPTLREALGDTGREVAWG; from the coding sequence ATGGGATACCGAAAAAACATCAGCAACGTCGTCCCCTTGCGCCGCGCCGTCGGCGTTCCGTTGAGCAACGCCACATTGCCACTGCATTCGCAACGGATCGACGTGCCAACTTATGACAGGTCAGCGCTTCGGCCCAGTGTGGTTCACATTGGGCCGGGCAACTTTCACCGCGCTCATCAGGCCGTTTACTTCGATGACCTTGCGCGCTCAGGTGTTTCCCGACAGTGGGGAGTCACCGACATCAGCCTGCGCAATCCCAAGGTCAAAGATCTGCTGACGGCTCAGGACGGGCTTTACACCGTTGTGCAACGCGGACGTGACCGCCAAACGGCCCGCGTGGTCGGCTCGATCGGCGACTATCACTACGCGCCACACGACAGCGCAGCTGTGCGTGCCGCTCTGACGGATCCTCAAACCCGCATCGTCAGCCTGACTATCACCGGGAATGGGTACTACCTGGACCCGTGTACCGGCGAATTCGATGCCTCCCACCCCGACGTGCGCGCCGATCTGGCCGCACCGTCCGCGTCGTGCTTTGCCACGGCGTGGGCATACCTGACCGAGGCACTCGACTTCCGCCGCCGCGCCGGTATTGCCCCGTTCACGGTGCTGTGCTGTGACAACATCCCGGACAACACGCAGATGGCGCGCACCGCGCTCGTGTCGTTCGCGATGTTGCGTGATCCGGGCCTCGCCCGCTGGATCGAGACCAATGTCGCCTTCCCGTCGACCATGGTCGACCGGATCACGCCGCAGACCTCGGACGAGGACTGCGAATTCGTCGAACGCACATTCGGCATCGCCGACAAACTGCCGGTGCTGACCGAACCGCATTCTCAGTGGATCATCGAGGACAGCTTTTCCCACGGCCGCCCGCCGCTCGAGGAGGTCGGCGCCGAGTTCGTCGCCGACGTCAGCGACTACAAACTCGTTAAGACCCGGCTGCTCAACGCAACTCATTTGGCACTCGGGTGCCTGGCCACGCTGGCCGGCTACGAGCGGACGGACGAAGCGATGAATGACCCGGTCATTTACGGCTACGTCGAGGCGCTCATGCGCGACGAGATCCAGCCGCTGCTACCGGCCGCGCATCCGATGAACACCCGCGCCTATCGGAACACGTTGCTCACCCGGCTCAGCAATCCCCGTATCCCCGACCAGTTGTCGCGGTTGGCACGCCGGGGATCGGAAAAGATGCCGTCGTTTGTGCTGCCCTCCTTGCAGGAGGCGATCAAGCAGGGCGGACCGCACAACCTTCTGATGCTCGCCGTGGCCGGGTGGGCCCGCTATCTGCGCGGCCACGACCTCGACGGCCGCACAATCCACATCCAGGACCCGCAGGCAGAACTGCTGACGGAGCTGGCGACCCGGGGAGGAAACAACGCCTACCCGCTGCTGGAACACGAAATCTTCACCGACCTGCGTGGGGTGCCCCACTTTGCCGAGCACCTCAGCGAGATGATCGCCGACATCGATGCGCGCGGCGTGCAACCCACACTGCGCGAAGCGCTGGGGGACACCGGTCGGGAGGTGGCATGGGGCTGA
- a CDS encoding ATP-dependent DNA ligase gives MAPLVKLTNADKVLYPATGTTKSDVFAYYTSIAEVMVPHIAGRAATRKRWPNGVDQPSFFEKQLASSAPDWLPRASVVHKSATTTYPIIDSADGLAWIAQQAALEVHVPQWRFTAEWTRNGEELKPGPATRLVFDLDPGEGVTLAQLATVARAVRDLMADIGLTTFPLTSGSKGLHLYAPLDKPVSSRGAVVLAKRVAQQLEKSMPKLVTSTMTKSLRAGKVFVDWSQNNGSKTTIAPYSLRGREQPTVAAPRTWEELDDRKLRQLSYDEVLARVGRDGDLLAQLDADIVPDRLTKYRSMRDASKTPEPVPAGKPVTGQGNAFVIQEHHARRLHYDFRLERDGVLVSWAVPKNLPETPSVNHLAVHTEDHPLEYATFEGTIPKGEYGAGKVIIWDAGTYEAEKFRDSAENGEVIVTLHGNRISGRYALIQTSGDQWLAHRMKDQKVFAFDELTPMLATEGSVAHLKASQWAFEGKWDGYRLLVDADHGAVRLRSRRGRDVTGEYPQFRSLAKDLADHHVVLDGEVVALDESGVPRFSEMQNRVRATRVEYWAFDLLYLDGRSLLRAKYRDRRQLLETLARGTDLIVPDLLPGDGAEALEYSRKHSWEGVVAKKRDATYQPGRRSASWIKDKHWNTQEVVIGGWRAGEGGRTSGIGSLLMGIPDEGGLCYAGKVGTGFSERDLANLKKTLAPLRTDESPFNARLPTKDAKGVTFVEPTLVGEVRYSEWTSDGRLRQPSWRGLRPDKTPDEVRKE, from the coding sequence ATGGCGCCCCTGGTGAAGCTGACGAACGCCGACAAGGTGCTCTACCCGGCGACGGGCACCACCAAATCCGACGTGTTCGCCTATTACACCAGCATCGCCGAGGTGATGGTGCCGCACATCGCCGGACGCGCCGCCACCCGCAAGCGCTGGCCCAACGGCGTCGACCAGCCGTCGTTCTTCGAAAAGCAGCTGGCGTCCTCGGCGCCGGACTGGCTGCCGCGCGCCAGCGTGGTGCACAAGTCCGCGACGACGACGTATCCGATCATCGACAGCGCGGACGGACTGGCCTGGATCGCCCAGCAGGCCGCGCTCGAGGTACATGTGCCGCAGTGGCGGTTTACCGCGGAGTGGACGCGAAATGGGGAGGAGTTAAAACCCGGCCCGGCAACACGTTTGGTGTTCGACCTCGACCCCGGCGAAGGCGTGACGTTGGCGCAGCTCGCCACGGTGGCCCGCGCCGTGCGGGACCTGATGGCCGACATCGGGCTGACCACATTCCCTCTCACCAGCGGCAGCAAGGGGCTGCACCTCTACGCTCCGCTGGACAAGCCGGTCAGCAGCCGGGGCGCAGTGGTGTTGGCCAAACGTGTTGCGCAGCAACTGGAAAAGTCGATGCCGAAGCTGGTCACTTCGACCATGACCAAGAGTCTGCGGGCCGGCAAGGTGTTTGTGGACTGGAGCCAAAACAACGGGTCGAAGACCACGATCGCGCCGTATTCGCTGCGCGGGCGCGAGCAGCCGACGGTGGCCGCGCCGCGCACCTGGGAGGAACTCGACGACAGAAAGCTTCGCCAACTGTCCTACGACGAGGTGCTGGCGCGGGTCGGGCGCGACGGCGACCTGCTGGCGCAGCTGGACGCCGACATCGTCCCCGACCGGCTGACGAAATACCGCAGCATGCGCGACGCGTCGAAGACACCGGAGCCCGTTCCCGCCGGGAAACCCGTTACCGGCCAAGGCAATGCGTTCGTCATCCAGGAGCATCACGCTCGCCGCCTGCACTACGACTTTCGGCTGGAGCGCGACGGCGTGCTGGTGTCGTGGGCGGTGCCCAAAAACTTACCCGAAACTCCGTCGGTGAACCATCTGGCGGTGCACACCGAGGACCACCCGCTGGAATACGCCACCTTCGAGGGCACGATCCCCAAGGGGGAGTACGGTGCGGGCAAGGTGATCATCTGGGATGCGGGCACGTACGAGGCCGAGAAGTTCCGCGACTCCGCCGAAAATGGGGAAGTCATCGTCACCCTGCACGGCAACCGGATCTCCGGGCGGTACGCGCTGATTCAAACCAGCGGCGATCAATGGCTGGCGCACCGGATGAAAGACCAGAAGGTCTTCGCATTCGACGAACTGACCCCGATGCTCGCCACCGAAGGGTCAGTGGCACACCTGAAGGCGTCGCAGTGGGCATTCGAGGGCAAGTGGGACGGCTATCGGCTGCTCGTCGACGCCGACCACGGCGCTGTGCGGCTGCGGTCGCGGCGCGGCCGGGATGTCACCGGCGAGTATCCCCAATTCCGCTCGCTTGCAAAGGATCTCGCCGACCATCACGTCGTGCTCGACGGCGAGGTCGTCGCGCTGGACGAATCCGGGGTACCCCGGTTTTCCGAAATGCAGAACAGGGTGCGTGCCACCCGGGTCGAGTACTGGGCGTTCGACTTGCTCTATCTGGACGGCCGTTCGCTGCTGCGGGCCAAGTACCGCGACCGGCGCCAACTTCTGGAAACCTTGGCTCGTGGCACCGATCTCATTGTCCCCGACCTGTTGCCCGGAGACGGTGCCGAGGCGCTGGAGTATTCGCGCAAGCACAGCTGGGAAGGCGTGGTCGCGAAGAAACGCGACGCCACCTACCAGCCGGGTCGTCGCTCGGCGTCGTGGATCAAAGACAAGCACTGGAACACCCAAGAAGTCGTCATCGGCGGCTGGCGCGCCGGTGAAGGCGGGCGCACCAGCGGCATCGGCTCACTGCTGATGGGCATCCCGGATGAGGGCGGGCTCTGCTACGCCGGGAAAGTCGGCACCGGCTTTTCCGAACGCGATCTGGCCAACCTCAAGAAAACCCTGGCGCCGTTGCGCACCGATGAATCACCATTCAACGCAAGGCTTCCCACCAAGGATGCGAAAGGGGTGACGTTCGTCGAGCCGACACTCGTCGGCGAAGTTCGTTACAGCGAATGGACATCGGACGGGCGCCTGCGTCAACCAAGTTGGCGCGGACTACGGCCGGACAAGACGCCCGACGAGGTGCGCAAGGAATAG
- a CDS encoding LLM class flavin-dependent oxidoreductase yields the protein MRFSYAEAMTDPAFYIPLAKAAEAAGYAAMTIPDSIAYPFESDAKYPYTPDGSREFLEDKAFIETFVLTAALGAVTTTLRFNFFVLKLPIRPPALVAKQAGSLAALIGNRVGLGVGTSPWPEDYELMGVPFAKRGKRIDECIEIVRGLTTGEYFEFHGEFYDIPKTKMTPAPTQPIPILVGGHADAALRRAARADGWMHGGGDPAELDRLLVRLKQFREEEGKTGPFEIHVISADAFTLDGIKRLEDKGVTDVIVGFRVPYIKGPDTEPLDTKIRNLEKFAENVIAKL from the coding sequence GTGCGGTTCAGCTACGCGGAGGCGATGACCGATCCGGCGTTCTACATCCCGCTGGCGAAGGCCGCCGAGGCGGCCGGGTACGCCGCCATGACGATCCCGGACAGCATCGCCTATCCGTTCGAGTCCGACGCGAAGTACCCGTACACGCCCGACGGCAGTCGCGAGTTCCTCGAGGACAAGGCGTTCATCGAGACGTTCGTGCTGACGGCCGCGCTGGGCGCGGTGACGACGACGCTGCGGTTCAACTTCTTTGTGCTCAAGCTGCCCATCCGGCCGCCGGCGCTGGTGGCCAAGCAGGCCGGTTCGCTGGCGGCGCTGATCGGCAACCGGGTCGGCCTTGGCGTCGGCACCAGCCCGTGGCCGGAGGACTACGAGCTGATGGGTGTTCCGTTTGCCAAGCGCGGCAAGCGAATCGACGAGTGCATCGAAATCGTGCGCGGCCTGACCACCGGCGAGTACTTCGAGTTCCACGGCGAGTTCTACGACATCCCGAAAACCAAGATGACCCCGGCGCCCACCCAGCCGATCCCGATCCTGGTCGGCGGCCATGCCGATGCGGCACTGCGGCGGGCCGCCCGCGCCGACGGCTGGATGCACGGCGGCGGCGACCCCGCGGAGCTGGATCGGCTCCTGGTGCGGCTCAAGCAGTTTCGCGAAGAAGAGGGCAAGACCGGGCCGTTCGAGATCCACGTCATCTCGGCCGACGCGTTCACCCTCGACGGCATCAAGCGGCTGGAGGACAAGGGTGTCACCGACGTCATCGTCGGCTTCCGCGTGCCCTACATCAAAGGCCCCGACACTGAGCCGCTGGATACCAAGATCCGCAACTTGGAGAAGTTCGCCGAGAACGTGATCGCCAAACTTTGA
- a CDS encoding PAS domain-containing protein, which produces MNTTNLRAETGIDDRSAEMGWFWFNIDDDRWLWSAQVERMHGYQPGTTAPSTPLLLSHVHLDDYRQVAATLHDARRTRRPFSSQHRIVDTAHHVHDVVMVAAPCHDTDGTILGMHGLCLDAPAGSADDRRQRVRAATRC; this is translated from the coding sequence ATGAACACGACTAACCTGCGCGCAGAGACTGGCATCGACGATCGATCGGCCGAGATGGGCTGGTTTTGGTTCAACATCGACGACGACCGGTGGCTGTGGTCGGCGCAGGTCGAGCGGATGCATGGCTATCAGCCGGGGACCACGGCGCCGAGCACACCGCTGCTGCTGTCGCATGTCCATCTCGACGACTACCGGCAGGTGGCCGCGACGCTGCACGACGCCCGTCGCACGCGCCGTCCGTTCAGTTCGCAGCACCGCATCGTGGACACCGCCCATCACGTGCACGACGTGGTCATGGTCGCCGCGCCGTGCCACGACACCGACGGAACGATCCTGGGCATGCACGGCTTGTGTCTGGATGCTCCGGCGGGTAGTGCCGATGACCGCCGGCAGCGCGTTCGCGCCGCGACGCGGTGCTGA
- a CDS encoding HAD family hydrolase, which translates to MNPQGLAVMREFDPAQITTLLCDADDNLFPSEAPAFDASVEVTNRFLARFGVSAPLTADDLRKKAVGKNFRSTALDLAVLCEIPMDQTLAEGRPGAVVASHSDVATDRALCADELEKWVRQEREHVTAHLSVTLRPDPQVLSPLRDLASRYTLTAVSSSALLRLDACFTATELDALIPAPVRFSAEDSLPVPTSKPDPAVYRHAGEVMGIGTHQGLAIEDSVAGVSSAVAAGYLTVGNLMFVPDDERSCRSDELINAGAHAITDSWSALTDALLSPAAT; encoded by the coding sequence CTGAACCCTCAGGGGCTGGCCGTGATGCGCGAATTCGACCCAGCCCAGATCACCACTTTGCTCTGCGACGCCGACGACAACCTCTTCCCTTCTGAGGCACCGGCTTTCGACGCCTCGGTCGAGGTGACCAACCGCTTCCTGGCCAGGTTCGGCGTGTCGGCACCTCTGACCGCCGACGACTTGCGGAAGAAGGCCGTCGGCAAGAACTTCCGCAGCACCGCACTCGACCTGGCTGTGCTGTGCGAGATCCCGATGGATCAGACGCTGGCAGAGGGCCGCCCCGGGGCAGTTGTCGCTTCACATTCCGACGTGGCAACCGATCGTGCGCTGTGCGCCGACGAACTCGAGAAATGGGTGCGTCAGGAGCGTGAGCACGTCACCGCTCACCTGTCGGTCACTCTGAGGCCAGACCCACAGGTGCTGTCCCCGCTGCGCGACCTCGCCTCGCGGTACACGTTGACCGCGGTCAGCTCCAGCGCTTTGCTGCGTCTGGATGCCTGTTTCACCGCCACCGAACTCGACGCGCTCATTCCGGCGCCGGTGCGTTTCAGCGCGGAAGACTCGCTTCCCGTGCCGACGAGCAAGCCTGATCCGGCGGTGTACCGCCATGCCGGCGAGGTCATGGGCATCGGCACTCATCAAGGCCTGGCCATCGAAGACTCCGTCGCCGGCGTGAGCTCCGCAGTGGCGGCCGGGTATCTCACCGTCGGCAACCTCATGTTCGTCCCGGACGACGAACGTTCTTGCCGCAGTGACGAACTCATCAATGCGGGTGCCCACGCGATCACCGACTCGTGGTCTGCGCTCACCGATGCCCTCTTGTCGCCGGCCGCGACGTAA
- a CDS encoding CDGP domain-containing protein, translating into MKRCIIGGLAALLTVAAPIVSAPVAGAGCQYEGPVISKCDGPVQPDGTWQRCVAVATLMYRGASSYLVPDKRCDVMGPDHQPGDGAFADPPTHIDD; encoded by the coding sequence ATGAAGCGCTGCATCATCGGAGGATTGGCCGCCCTGCTGACGGTCGCGGCGCCGATCGTCTCGGCGCCGGTAGCGGGCGCCGGCTGCCAGTACGAAGGTCCCGTCATCAGCAAGTGCGACGGGCCCGTCCAGCCCGACGGCACCTGGCAACGCTGCGTGGCAGTCGCCACTTTGATGTATCGGGGCGCCAGTTCCTACCTGGTGCCCGACAAGCGCTGCGATGTGATGGGTCCTGATCACCAGCCCGGTGACGGCGCGTTCGCCGACCCGCCCACGCACATCGACGACTGA
- a CDS encoding fumarylacetoacetate hydrolase family protein, protein MRWVTYRDDDGERTGILADDVIHPMPPGVTLLDLIALGAAGLHEAGENALRSPHTVPVDGVRLRAPIPRPPSIRDSLCFLDHMRNCQAATGGGRVLKDTWYRIPAFYFACPSTVLGPYDDAPMAPGSAWQDFELEIAAVIGRAGKDLSVDEAEHAIIGYTIFNDWSARDLQQLEGQLGIGQAKGKDSGVTLGPYLVTPDELQPYRRDGKLSLDVTALVNDAVIGSGSTGTMDWSFGEVISYASRGVMLTPGDVFGSGTVPTCTLVEHLTDPQFPGWLRDGDVVTLRVQGLGETRQTVRRTPAPHRLPPRPNPDAKPDKPRVNRAPAKVPYTRGLHEVAEKVWAWTLPDGGYGWSNAGLVAGDCVSLLVDTLFDLALTREMLAAMQPITDAAPITDALITHSNGDHTHGNQLLDRSVRVIAAKGTAEEIAHGMAPEMLAMTQTADLGPATRYLRDRFGPFDFSGITLRNADQTFDDRLTIEVGGREVRLLNLGPAHTAADSVVHVADAGVLFAGDLLFVGCTPIVWAGPIANWIAACDAMIALDAPTVVPGHGPVTDPDGIRAVRGYLVHVNEQAEAAYRQGLSFAEAADAIDLGEYAAWLDAERIVVNVYQRYRELDPATPQLEPMALLAMQAEWFAKHN, encoded by the coding sequence ATGCGGTGGGTGACCTATCGAGACGATGACGGCGAACGCACCGGGATCCTCGCCGACGATGTGATCCATCCGATGCCGCCGGGCGTGACGCTGCTGGATCTCATCGCGCTGGGGGCTGCCGGATTACACGAGGCGGGCGAGAACGCGCTGCGCTCGCCGCACACCGTGCCAGTGGACGGGGTGAGGCTGCGGGCACCGATCCCGCGCCCGCCGTCGATCCGCGACTCGTTGTGCTTTCTAGACCACATGCGCAACTGCCAGGCGGCGACGGGCGGCGGCCGGGTGCTCAAGGACACCTGGTACCGCATCCCCGCGTTCTACTTCGCCTGCCCGTCAACCGTGCTCGGCCCCTATGACGACGCGCCGATGGCTCCCGGAAGTGCTTGGCAGGACTTCGAATTGGAGATTGCGGCGGTGATCGGGCGTGCAGGCAAGGATCTGTCGGTCGACGAAGCGGAGCACGCCATCATCGGCTACACCATCTTCAACGACTGGTCTGCGCGTGACCTGCAGCAATTGGAGGGCCAACTGGGTATCGGGCAAGCCAAGGGCAAGGACAGCGGCGTCACCCTGGGCCCGTACCTCGTGACTCCCGACGAACTGCAGCCCTATCGCCGCGATGGCAAACTGAGCCTCGACGTGACCGCGTTGGTCAACGACGCGGTGATCGGATCCGGGTCGACGGGGACGATGGACTGGAGCTTCGGCGAGGTCATCTCCTACGCCTCACGCGGCGTAATGCTCACTCCCGGTGATGTTTTCGGCTCCGGCACGGTGCCCACGTGCACGCTCGTCGAACACCTGACCGACCCGCAATTCCCCGGTTGGCTGCGCGACGGCGACGTCGTCACACTGCGGGTGCAGGGGCTCGGCGAGACGCGCCAGACTGTCCGCCGCACGCCCGCTCCGCACCGCCTGCCCCCGCGGCCCAACCCGGACGCCAAACCGGACAAGCCGCGGGTCAACCGGGCGCCGGCGAAGGTTCCCTACACCCGCGGCCTGCACGAGGTGGCCGAGAAAGTGTGGGCGTGGACGTTGCCCGACGGCGGATACGGCTGGAGCAACGCCGGGCTGGTCGCCGGCGACTGCGTGTCGCTCCTCGTCGACACGCTGTTCGACCTGGCGCTGACCCGCGAAATGCTGGCCGCGATGCAGCCCATCACGGACGCCGCACCGATCACCGACGCGCTGATCACCCATTCCAACGGCGACCACACCCACGGCAACCAGCTGCTGGACCGCTCGGTGCGCGTCATCGCCGCCAAGGGAACGGCCGAGGAGATCGCGCACGGCATGGCGCCCGAGATGCTGGCCATGACCCAGACCGCCGACCTGGGGCCGGCGACACGATATCTGCGAGATCGCTTCGGTCCCTTCGACTTCAGCGGGATCACGCTGCGAAACGCCGACCAGACGTTCGACGACCGGCTCACCATCGAGGTCGGCGGCCGCGAGGTGCGGCTGCTGAACCTGGGGCCTGCCCACACCGCGGCCGACTCGGTCGTGCATGTCGCCGACGCGGGCGTGCTGTTCGCCGGGGACCTGCTGTTCGTCGGCTGCACCCCGATCGTGTGGGCCGGCCCGATCGCCAACTGGATAGCCGCCTGCGACGCGATGATCGCGCTGGACGCGCCGACGGTGGTGCCCGGCCACGGACCGGTCACCGATCCCGACGGCATCCGCGCCGTCCGCGGCTATCTCGTGCATGTCAACGAGCAAGCCGAGGCCGCCTACCGCCAGGGCCTGTCGTTCGCCGAGGCGGCCGACGCGATCGACCTCGGCGAGTACGCGGCATGGCTGGACGCCGAACGCATTGTCGTCAACGTCTACCAGCGCTACCGCGAACTCGACCCGGCCACACCGCAATTGGAGCCGATGGCGTTGCTGGCGATGCAGGCGGAGTGGTTCGCCAAACACAACTGA
- a CDS encoding chemotaxis protein CheB: protein MVRSCPSATPNFGRVVVVASLGGMRAITTVLAGLAPTYPVPIAVVQHRRRTAGHDLLVPILARRTGLPVRVAVAGDAADQPGITVVPAETTATIDEAGRWVLADGRDDTKPGDALLTSSARATPTVAVILTGSLADGADGCRAVKRTGGRVLVQDPATARAPSMPANAIATGCADFVLPTDRLATALLALTTAPGAADLLTVPPPPWARLSS, encoded by the coding sequence ATGGTCCGGTCGTGTCCTTCTGCGACACCGAACTTCGGGCGGGTCGTCGTCGTCGCGTCATTGGGTGGGATGCGAGCGATCACGACGGTCCTGGCCGGGCTTGCGCCGACGTATCCGGTGCCGATAGCGGTTGTGCAGCATCGTCGGCGCACGGCTGGCCACGACCTCCTCGTCCCGATCCTCGCCCGTCGTACGGGTCTGCCCGTCCGCGTCGCCGTGGCCGGTGACGCCGCGGATCAGCCCGGGATCACGGTGGTGCCCGCGGAGACCACCGCAACCATTGACGAGGCGGGGCGTTGGGTACTTGCCGACGGTCGCGACGACACCAAACCGGGCGACGCGCTGCTGACCAGCTCGGCGCGGGCCACGCCGACAGTTGCCGTCATCTTGACCGGCTCGCTGGCCGACGGAGCCGACGGATGCCGTGCAGTCAAGCGCACCGGCGGCCGCGTACTGGTCCAGGACCCCGCCACCGCGCGGGCGCCGAGTATGCCGGCCAACGCGATCGCGACCGGATGCGCCGACTTCGTGCTCCCGACCGACCGGCTCGCGACGGCATTGCTGGCCCTCACCACCGCGCCGGGGGCCGCCGATTTGCTCACGGTCCCGCCGCCCCCTTGGGCCCGGCTCAGCTCGTAG
- a CDS encoding Crp/Fnr family transcriptional regulator has protein sequence MKAADIRRNAILAQLPESEFAELQPHLRLEHSEIKRAAYEPGKPINDIYFPLTAVYSLVAMADGQVQLEVATVGHEGMVGLPVYLGATSSPQAAFCQVSGETVRISAADFRAALARDGGLHALLNRFTQATMVQVSQNVVCNRSHSTEARMARWLLTTQDRVGRDEFPLTQEFLAQMLGVHRPTVSDTAQRVQAQGLIRYRRGVITITDRGGLERTACDCYRIVKAEFDSLRDHRRKP, from the coding sequence ATGAAGGCGGCGGATATTCGGCGCAATGCGATTTTGGCCCAGCTGCCGGAATCGGAGTTCGCCGAGCTGCAGCCACACCTGCGACTGGAACACAGCGAAATCAAACGTGCGGCCTACGAGCCGGGAAAGCCCATCAACGACATCTATTTTCCGTTGACCGCGGTGTACTCGCTGGTGGCCATGGCCGACGGACAGGTCCAACTCGAGGTCGCCACGGTCGGCCACGAGGGAATGGTGGGCCTGCCGGTGTACCTGGGCGCCACCAGCAGCCCGCAGGCCGCGTTTTGTCAGGTCAGCGGCGAGACGGTCCGCATCAGCGCCGCCGACTTCCGCGCGGCGCTGGCCCGCGACGGCGGTTTGCATGCGCTGCTGAACCGGTTCACTCAGGCAACCATGGTGCAGGTCTCGCAGAACGTGGTGTGCAACCGCAGCCACTCCACGGAGGCGCGAATGGCCCGCTGGCTGCTGACGACCCAGGATCGGGTGGGCCGCGACGAGTTTCCGCTCACCCAGGAGTTCCTGGCACAGATGTTGGGGGTGCACCGGCCCACCGTCTCCGACACCGCGCAACGGGTCCAGGCCCAGGGCCTCATCCGTTACCGGCGCGGCGTCATCACGATCACCGACCGCGGCGGGCTGGAGCGGACGGCGTGCGACTGCTACCGCATCGTCAAAGCCGAGTTCGACAGCTTGCGCGATCATCGGCGCAAGCCGTGA